The Oryzias melastigma strain HK-1 linkage group LG20, ASM292280v2, whole genome shotgun sequence genome includes the window GCTTCAGGTTTGTGGAttgtaataaattaatatatttttttttccagcttccaTTTTCTTTGCAGTTTGCTTGACCTCTAGTGCTATCTGTGACCTCAGTTTTCCACGGAAATGCCATTCTTACCGCGTTCCACCTGTTGAGAGATCCCTCCAAACGTTCCACATCAGAATACAGACAAACGGACAACACTTGGGTGTGTTTGTtgaacagaaaactgaaaaacgtCCTCTCCTTGCTTGCTGGCAGACTTCCAGCGTGCTCAAACCAGTAGCTGGGAAGATATTTTCATGGTTTTGCACGGTGTGGTTGCGCATGTGGCTTTGAACTCCATTGGCCGGAGACTCCTGCAGCGCGCGCCGCAAGTCCCACTTTGTAACCTCGAAAGCTCACAACGTTTTTTTACGCACATATGCATCAGTGGCTTGCAAAGCATGAGTAAGTTGCAAGAGTGCAAGCTGCCAAACTGTTACTGGGACACATTTGGAATTGCGAAATAGTTAAACGCTGACCTGCGCATTCAAGGCGCGCTTTCACAGCATGCTGGTGAGCGTGGCGTGGAAATTTAAAGCGCAGATGTTCTGGGAGGGTTTGACTGGGAAACAGAGACAGCGTGAAAGGCAGACAACAATAGGGATTCCTTTTAAAGGTGACAGATTAGTAGACATTCCAAGAGAGTGATGATTACGTTTCTTAttcaaggaaaaaagaaaaaagacgctcatttttgttttgtttatcgCCAATTGATCAATAGTCACGCGTGGTTCTTGTATTTTCAAGAGCAAAAAGGGGCGTGTTTGCAAACCTAATATGTTCAAATGTTCATGAAGAAGACCTGACATGTTCCTTTCTGTGCGTGGCGCGCTCTGACTCCCCGCGCGCTGCAGCCAAACGTGCGTTTacgcttttgttttgttgttattcAGCCCTTTAACCAAATTCTCAGTCAGCAATCCCACAATATCTGGGACTGATGATGTAAGGAGGCCAATAGAAGTGTGGGCCCCGCGCCGTGGATTGTTATTTGGTGAGTGCGTGTTATTGGGTGCAAAAGGGGCTTCGCCAATGAACGCGCGTCTGCGCCGCCACGTGACCACCCCCCTCCTCTCCCATTCATCAGGGCTGGACTGTGTGTTGTCTTTTCAATTCATTTATCTGCAGGAATGATTGCGACTATCAGTCTAGAGCTCACCACCAGACTGAGTAGGTGAAAGTTGCGCCCCAGGAAGATAAACCGCAAAAGACAATATTGCATGAATACATGATTTTGCGCGCGCATCGGATGAGCGTTGTAGGGGGATTCCGAGCGCGGCGTagaaagtaaacagaaaaaaaatctgtggatTCGAGTTTGCTCAGTCCAGTGAGGTGCAGGAGACAGCGAGAGAGAGGGGGGAGGAAGAATATCCGTGAGTGATTTTTTGATTCCTGCTCTCAGTCGTCTCCGAGTCCAGACTGAAGATGCTCCTGGACGCAGGACCGCAGTATCCCACCATAGGAGTCACTACTTTCGGCTCCTCGCGGCATCACTCAACAGGCGAAGTCACGGAGAGAGAAGTGGCGCTGGGGATAAACCCCTTCGCGGACGGGATGGGCGCCTTCAAAATCAACCACAGCTCCCACGACATCGGCTCCGGACAGACTGCCTTTTCCTCCCAGGCGCCCGGCTACGCGGCAGCCGCTTTgggacaccaccaccacccgaCCCACGTTGGCTCTTACTCCACGGCGGCTTTCAACTCCACCAGGGACTTTCTTTTCAGAAATCGGGGTTTCGGGGATGCCACCGGGGCGCAGCACAGCCTGTTCGCCTCCGGGAGTTTCGCAGGGCCACATGGACACTCCGATGCGGCGGGGCACCTGCTCTTCCCCGGGCTGCACGAGCAAGCGGCGAGCCACGCGTCTTCCAACGTGGTCAACAGCCAGATGCGGCTGGGCTTCTCGGGGGACATGTACGGGCGAGCCGACCAGTACGGCCACGTTACGAGCCCGAGATCCGACCACTACGCCTCCACTCAGCTCCACGGCTACGGCCCCATGAACATGAATATGGCCGCGCACCACGGAGCCGGGGCCTTCTTCCGATACATGAGGCAGCCGATCAAGCAAGAGCTCATCTGTAAGTGGATCGAACCGGAGCAGCTGACGAACCCCAAAAAGTCGTGCAACAAAACTTTCAGCACGATGCACGAGCTCGTCACCCATCTGACCGTGGAGCATGTGGGGGGGCCGGAGCAGACGAACCACGTTTGCTACTGGGAGGACTGCTCCAGAGAAGGGAAGCCGTTCAAAGCCAAATACAAACTTGTAAATCACATCCGCGTGCACACCGGAGAAAAGCCCTTTCCGTGTCCGTTCCCCGGCTGTGGCAAAGTCTTTGCGCGCTCGGAAAACCTAAAAATTCACAAAAGGACTCACACGGGTAAGCAGCGCAGATTGAAGattcatttgtattattttttcccttaaaaaagcttgaatttCTTTGCAAAATAATGTTGACAACATTTCATCTGAAATATgcatgttattattattatttactgcATGCAGCCTCTTTAGCTGTcatcaaaatatttgtttattgctTGGAATTTTAAACaagaatattttattacatcatatttaatttattctatattttttaaatctaaaaagttaattttaaaaaagtaagctATTTATTTTTACGCACGAAATTGCAAATTTTCCTAtatgtttattgtttgtttttgtgcatcgTTGTAGGTGAGAAGCCTTTTAAGTGTGAGTTTGACGGCTGCGACAGACGATTTGCAAACAGCAGTGACCGCAAGAAGCACATGCACGTGCACACGTCGGATAAACCCTATTTGTGCAAAATGTGCGACAAATCCTACACACATCCCAGCTCCCTGCGAAAACACATGAaggtaaaatctgattttctctcttttgtgtttttaacaacaatttccaaccattgagatttttttattaaattaaatttgcttttattgcatattttaaaaaaattatatgaatGGTTTATTTGCATTTCCTCTCCAAAGAtcgtaaatgtatttatttttatgctttaggTCCACGAATCCACCAATCCAGGATCGCAGCCCTCCCCAGCTGCCAGTTCAGGGTACGAGTCTTCAACGCCCCCCACCATAGTGTCCCCCTCCACAGAGAACCAGAGCAGCAGCTCCATATcaccagcagcttcagcagtCCACCACACAACCAGCCACAGCACGCTGTCGTCGAATTTCAATGAATGGTACGTgtgaatatttttgacaaaaaaagaaggaaaaagaaaaaaagactgtaaaaaaaaaagattttttttatttttaaaaagtcagcgTGGACTATGGGAAAATAACCGGATGCGTTCAGTTAAAGGCCGCCTTAATGTCAGTGAATGCATGGACAAAAAGGACGCACGGACCCCCTTTTTCCCCCTTCCTTCAATATTTTTACTGAaagactgattaaaaaaagaaagaaagaaaggaagagaGAGACAGAGG containing:
- the zic1 gene encoding zinc finger protein ZIC 1; the encoded protein is MLLDAGPQYPTIGVTTFGSSRHHSTGEVTEREVALGINPFADGMGAFKINHSSHDIGSGQTAFSSQAPGYAAAALGHHHHPTHVGSYSTAAFNSTRDFLFRNRGFGDATGAQHSLFASGSFAGPHGHSDAAGHLLFPGLHEQAASHASSNVVNSQMRLGFSGDMYGRADQYGHVTSPRSDHYASTQLHGYGPMNMNMAAHHGAGAFFRYMRQPIKQELICKWIEPEQLTNPKKSCNKTFSTMHELVTHLTVEHVGGPEQTNHVCYWEDCSREGKPFKAKYKLVNHIRVHTGEKPFPCPFPGCGKVFARSENLKIHKRTHTGEKPFKCEFDGCDRRFANSSDRKKHMHVHTSDKPYLCKMCDKSYTHPSSLRKHMKVHESTNPGSQPSPAASSGYESSTPPTIVSPSTENQSSSSISPAASAVHHTTSHSTLSSNFNEWYV